The DNA region TCTTCACACTGACATGTGCTGCTGAGTCCTTAGTCTCTTCCTTTGAAGGATTTGAGATTGAGATCTCCCAAACTCTGAGTtactctcctcttccttcatgaAGGTGTCTCCCTCCCAGATGATGACCCGGAGGCTGGCCAGGGGAGCAAATTCTGCCTAGTGGCTATTGGCGGCTGCAGGCAAGTATGAGTCTTCACATCTGTGTGACCCTTTTAGAGTAGGAAAAAGTCTTTTCAGGACTTACTgtgttaatttcctttttttgctCTGTAAATACATAGAAAACTTCCATAAAACTCaagatctgaaaaaaaatgttatttattgtaAACATTGCTACTCTCAGACTTAGCAAAAATCAAGAGCATGAGGGAGGGTGGTGGTAATCTTGTTGTTGATATTACGATGACACTTGCCTGTCCCTAGGCCTCCAGCTCTTTGGTTGAGGGGTCCTCCCAATCCTGCATGCTGGGGCACAGGCAGGCATCTCCAAGCCAGGCTCCCCCTGACTTTGTCATTTTAGCTTTACACTACTTACTTTGCCATTTTcaattcatttcttttgtttctatgcAAAAAAGAACAGTGGTCAGGACatgctccacagctgtgtggagagcggggctgactctgacatgaactctggtgccccatattgaccacctccccttggtgggaggcctggtggcactcagagaaaggataagcaggctaccaggatgagacttgataggctgtgaccatatagtgggggaggaggtccccctcggccatagacctaggggaggggaatagggtgaaagcgggagggagggaggatacaggtgatggaataacaattgagttgtaatctgaataaattaattaaataaaaaaaatcttaattttttttttttaacgagtgtttccttgcatgtgtgtctgtgcaccatttgcATGCCTGGTCCCCTGATGGGGCTAGAAgtcgtcagatcccctggaattggaacctgctgcgtgggtgctgggacttgaactcaggctctctggagagcctaacactgagccatccctccagccccttgagTTTGATTCTTTTCATGAACAGAGGTTTCTCATAAACGTGACCCATTCTGAACAATGAACACAGAGTAGCCAAGTGAAAAGTAGGTGGCTTAGGGCTGCAggcatcatttcttccttcactgACTTGGTGAAGAGACTTGTGCAGGAGAAGAGCAGACTTTacgccaggaggtggtggcgcctttaatatcagcacttgggaggcagaggcgggtgaatctctgtgagttcgaggccagcctgggctacaaagcaagtctaggacagccagggctacacagagaaacgctgtttcGAAAGAAAAccacgcacacacaaaaaaaggttCCTAAATTTGGCCGTCTCATGTCTATGCAGATACTCACAGAGAGATTGAAAATGTCTCTGGAAGTAATGGTTGCATTTTGGCTCACTTTTCTCTCTTCACTCTTAGGTGACCAGCTCTCCCAACTGTACAGACATGAGTAACATTTGTCAACCAACAGAGTTCATCTCCCGACACAACATAGAGGGGATATTCACCTTTGTCGATCATCGCTGCGTGGCAACTGTCGGCTACCAGCCACAGGTGAGAAGTGGAGTCACTCCGTTATTGATACCTAGGCTCTGTGTTCTGTCTGCTGCCACTGTTGGGGTGGCCAAAATACAGCAGCCCAGCTCAGAAAAAGAGGTGCTCCTGTATTGCTGGTACCAAAATACGGCAGCCCAGCTCAGATATAGTTTGTGAAGCCACATGGAAATAGTAGGTATAAATATATCCTTACTTTTTATTACTGACATTAATATAGGTAATTCAAAACTGCGTATTTTGATTATTCTAGTGTAACTACCTGCATTTAGGTAATTTATATAATTGCTAATGGAATAATAGCCTGTAATAAGTGTAAGTATAGCATTGGTTATTTTACTGTGCTCATGCAGTGGTAGATCAGGTAACTCCCTGACTTAGAGGACGTCTGTGACCTCTGTGACCTATGTGACCTATGTGAGACTGGCTCTACGTATGTGAAATGGACAGGGAAGACGTCATAAAAATGAACTGAGGTGGAAGATTTGCCTACGGCCCTGGTCCAACACTTCCTGTAAAGCTGTTATCAGTCAGTGTGGGGTGTGGAGCTAACGCACTGGCCTGTGCTGCTGAGTAGGCCAGAAGGGAGGGTTTTGACATTCATGGTCATTAGATTTTCAGCAAAGGTGCTAAGACAATGCAAGGGGAAAGCTCTAACAAACAGTGGTGTAGATACCCGATTCcatatgcaccaccaccacccctaaaAACCATCATACCAGAGACAAAATCAACCCAGAGCCCTAGGTGTGTAAGTGCTGAAGTTGGAAATAAGCTTTTAGAAGACAgttactgtgtgtgcacataggtgAGAAGGCCAGGGCACAACCTTGGGGGGCCGGGGGTTCACCGGGTACTagtcagctttttgttttgaggtaagatctttcattggcctggaacttgccaactAGGCTTAGGCTCGGTGGCCACTGCGCTCCCataatccacctgtctctgattACTCCAAGATTATGAGAATATACCACacttgactatttttatttttgaaacggTGTCTCATGTTGCTTTGGCttgactggaactcactatgtagaccagagatctcgaactcagagatctgcctgcctctgcctcccaagtgctaactGAAGGGGTGCATTtccaggcgtgtgtgtgtgtctgaagtaTGTAAGTATCATGTGCAGCATGTATTTCTCTGATACCATAGAGAGCAGAAGAATGCATTGGCTCCCTGGGCCTGGATGCTAGGCGGTTATAACCCTGTCTTGATAACCACTGCTCTGTAGCCAGCAGGAAGTGTGTTGGATCAAGGAGTGTAAATTTTCCacttggtttttcattttcagctGCCTGATATGTGGCCTTTGCAGGAGGTCAAGGACTGGGCATCTCTCCTGCTCCGCCTGGGTCCCCACCCCTGCAGTGTAAACGTGTATTCTAAAGACcaggctcaggtcctcaggcttgcaaggcaTGGACTTTGTCTACAGGCTCAGCTttttccatccccacccccagtctcctCTGAGGATAGCCTCAGACTGTGCCAGCCTGAGCTGCTGATATTCCAGAGcatgccaccgtgcctggcaacATTCCCTCTAAAGTGGTATCACTAAAGAGAGCTGGTGAGGTGACAGAAAACGCTCTGTAGTTTTAACTGCCACATCCTACAAATACAAGTGCACACGTGACCCTTAGGATGCAAGTACAGCTGAGAGTCGGTGCTGAaccccaccatgtgggtccagagGTGGAGCTGTGAGCACCAGGCTGAGTGTCAGTACTCACTGCCGTGCTCTTGTCCTGTTTCTAGTGACCTTTTTCCTCCATCCACCTTCTTATGGTAGGataaagagaagaggaaacatttATATCTCTGGCTGATAGGAAGGTCATGTGACCATAAAGTgtacttttctctctcccttctaggAGCTCTTAGGAAAGAATATTGTAGAATTTTGTCATCCTGAAGACCAGCAACTTCTAAGGGACAGCTTTCAACAGGTGACGTTCTTCCTGGTTTGGGTGTGAGCACATGCTTTGATCTATTGCTAGATACTTACTGATCAGTGTGCAGTTGAGCACTGTGATGGACACGGTGCTTCTCCTTGGACTCAGCGGCTGCTCTTAAGGAGTAGGAAATGATGATTTTCTGAAACTAGACAAAGCCCAAGGCATTTCTGCTTTGGCTTTATCCAAGAAATTGTCTTCAAAGCATTTAAAGTCTTACCTGCTTCACTGACCTTGTTCCAGCTTGTAGCAGGaatgttttctcacaatttttgTGTAGAAAATTGAAAGCTGCCTCACTTGTAACTAGTTGTGGCTTTCAGGCCTGAGCCCCTGAGGATCCTTGGTGACTGTAATGGGCCTGGCTGTAGAGAACAGTCTGCTCTCGTTTACCCTTAAGTGCGTCTTGGTTGCTAATAGGCTCTACTGTTAGAGGTGGAGGAGTGAAAGATGATCTGCTGTTCCATAAGAACAAGAACTCAACTGTTAACCAAACCAAGGCTTCCTGGAGGGGTTTGTGGGAACCAAAATTCTCGACGTTTGCGCTAAAGAGCTAAGACTGATGAGTAGTGTGTAAGTGTATTTAGTGTCAGCAAACTGAAATTCCTGGTACAGACTTAAAAAGCCGGTTCATCAAGTACATCTGCAGCAGCCTGGAGGGAGACATGCAAACATGGCTTCTGTGCCCCCTAACTGCATAGCCGTGCAGCCTGCAGCTCTGGGGGACACTCTTGCCACCAGACACTTGCTCCCCTTAATATCCTCTTTCTCTTATTTGAACATTTGAAGAGACTGGTGCCTCAAGAGCAGTAACACAAGAGACCTATGGTTGCAAAAATGGGAAGATTATtacttaactttcttttcttttaagtccACTGATAGATGAAAACCCTTTCAGGTGGTGAAACTAAAAGGCCAAGTGCTGTCTGTCATGTTCCGGTTCCGCTCTAAGGCCCGAGAATGGCTCTGGATGAGAACCAGCTCCTTCACCTTCCAAAACCCGTACTCAGATGAAATTGAGTACATCATCTGCACCAACACCAGTGTGAGGTACATGCGCTCCAGGGCCCTCGGGTTGGGTCCTGTTCCCTGTAGCCacctggggcggggcggggcggggcggggcggcacGTCTTAGCCTtatgctctctcctcctctccagcctgGACTTAGTAAACACCATCAGCTTGAGGTCCCATGTCTGTAGGACTTGATAGAGCCGAGCTAGAGAGCAAGGCAGGCTTTGTTTGCCTTGACATCTGTTTATTAATTCATGTGTGTCACACGGGCGTGTAACAGGACAGGCATGGAGTTGAACTTGTCAGCCTGGTGGCGAGCACCTTTTCCCAGCAGGACATCTCACGGGTGTGCGTCAGTGAGTGCTAATAAGCACAGGAGCACGTGCTGTGGGCCGTGCTTTCATTACTGCCCAACCTGTGCCTGCTGCAGCGTGCTCAGGGAACTTATTTGCTTTCTAAGAGgttgaaagtaaaattaaaacagcagTTCAAAGATGAGTTCTTGAAATGCAAAAGTTCTCATGTcagttttctgaattttctttatttagttatattttactttttcttagtCAATTTACTTATTGTGTGGCTGATGGTCAAACCCAGGGGTTTGTGCAGAATGTAGGGAACATGCTGTCCACTGAACTGTTTCTCCTACTTCAGGATTTTGGGGGGGCCAGGTTTTATGTTGTttggagttggtttttttgtttgtttgtttgtttgtttgtttgttgtttttaaggccaGGGTAGGGGGtgaggcagggtttttttctgtgtagccctgctgtcctggactcgctttgtagaccaggctggcctcgaactcacagcgatccgctgcctctgcctcccaaggctgggattgcaggcgtgcgccactgggCCCgactttctctgtgttttttttgaggtagagtctcatTATAAGTCCTGGCTGATACAGAAATCTtatttgcagaccaagctggcattgaactcacagatatctccCTACCTCCCCGagtactagagttacaggtgtgttTTATTTGGCTCCAGAATTTTGTTTTGTCCAGCAATGTTTTGCTCTAGTCCAGGAGGATTTTCATCTAAAACAAAAGTGGCAAATTTCTCTATGAAGgacatatgaaataaatacttCAGCCTTGTGTGGACCATGTGCTCTTTACCACAGTCACGCAACTTTGCTGTTGTATGTACTGTCACAACAGGCACAGAACGAACATGGCTGTTCTCATATaatctttatatataaaacagGCAGTGGACCAGAATTGTCCCGTGGTCACGCGTACTCTCACTAGTGTCTGCTCTGTTCTCTGAGCTTgctctttggtggtggtggtcttgtctggttttttgtgtgtgtgtgtttgtttgatttttgagacagggtctccctatgtagtccGGGACGGCCTGAGACTCACTAGGCCGGGCTTGAACTCAACAGcagtcatttttttctgcctcacaaattttAGGATTAtagctgtgtaccaccatgccaagctttcagctttattttttttttctttagttttttaaaagattttatatgtgtgctttcctcacatgtatgtgtgtgcactacGTATGTGTCTGATGTCCCCAGAGTCAGAAGAAGGagatcagatcccttggaactagagttggTGACAGTTATGAGAAGCCTGTAGGTAACGGGGACTAAGCCTGCCCTTcacaagaacaggaagtgcttgtACCCACTGAGGCACGTCCCCAGCCCCTAGCGCTCAGCCTTTTAGTCCGCTCTCTTGAGGTGTGTTGCACAGGCTGTATATCCCACCTGTTACACAGATGGTCGTTAGTGTACATACAGTTGTGCAGTTGGTAGTGTGCCTGCCCAGCATGCCTGTGGCCCTGGTGCATCCCTAGCACCTCAGAAACTGAGTGTGGCGGTGCACATTTGTAACCAGCCTGTCCTATGTGTGAGGCCTTATTTCAAGACATCAAGCAAACAGAGAACAGGATGAGCCCCTGTTTCTTCGGACATAGTTTCAGTTTGTACTGTGCTGTCCAGggtatgggtttttgtttgtttgtttgctggtaaGTTACTTATGGCTGGACTTCATAAAGATCTGTTAGTGATTACCCCACGTTACAGGGCAGTGTATAGAGTTTATTGTATTGAGTCATTCCTTGTTTCCCCCTTCTGGTTTCTTGTCTACTTTATTTTCCTAGGAACTCTAGCCAGGAACCACGGCCTGCACTGTCCTAACACAATCCAGAGGTCACAGCTGGGTCCATCTGCAATTTTATCCTTAGAGATGGGCACAGGGCAGCTGGTGTCCAGGTAAGAAACAGTGAAACAATTACCTTTGAGTGATCACCAGTTGGGACGTGCTGATGTGCaatcagttttttgttgttgctgcatatggtttattttttaaaggccttTTCTCCAACTCCTTTGTTAAAATCTCCTTGTCCCCGGTTGCTCTGCACACTGGTGTTTCTCCTataggcagcagcagcaagcagcagcagcagcagcagcagcagcagcagcagcaaacagaaCTGGATATGGGGCCAGGACGAGATGGGCTGGCCAGCTACAGTCATTCCCAGGTGAGAAGACAGCGAGCCTCTCTTTGAGTGGATCTCGGTGCTGGCAAGGTGgcgtcagtggttaagagagcgcTGTTGTTGCGGAAGGCCCAAGCtgagtctccagcacccacactggtgcctcacaactacctgtaactcggCTCCAGGTCTGATacctctgacttctgcacatacataacacataattaaaaggatagaaataaatcttgaaaaaagtCTCCAGTGCCAGTGAGAATATGcgtatttttatataaatgtggaCATTATTGAATTGCCAGATTAACCATTTATTGattagtttttgggttttttgttttgttttgtttttgtttttgtttttttgttttttcgagacagggtttctctgtgtagccttggccatcctggactcactttgtagaccaggctggcctcgaacacacagcgatccgcctgcctctgcctcccgagtgctgggattaaaggggtgcgccaccatgtgtGGCTCTATTGatcgtttttattattttattccataGGTTTCTGTTCAGTCTGTGGCAACTGCAGGACCAGAACACAGCAAGCCCCTTGAGAAGTCAGAGGGACTCTTTGCCCAGGACAGAGATCCAAGGTTTTCCGAAATCTATCCCAGCATCAGCACAGGTACAGGATTCCCCCGCAGACTCCTTTTACAGACGGATTTTGGTTATCACTGATGCGACTGCCACTGCCCAGTCAGTTGTCTGCCGACATGCTTCCTCCTGAGTGACAGCACTTGATGAGTAGCAGGGCTTATTACACTGTACGCTGCAGCCCCTTGATGGCCCTCCCCCAACTGCTTTTGGTCTACAGATGAGAGTAAAGGCATCTCCTCCAGCACTGTCCCTGCCACCCACCAGCTGTTCTCCCAGGGCAGCTCATTCCCTCCCAACCCCCGGCCGGCAGAAAACTTCAGGTGAGCCCATATGTGTGTGCTGCTTGACAGGGCTCTGCAGATGCAGGGGCTGAGTCCACGTGTCCGCCTTCCCTCGCTTCTCAGGTCCTTTCCGACGGACCTGGGGTGAGACCAAGAAGCTGCTTTGCCCTTTGCACCGGCTCTTCTGCCTTGTTCCAAGTCCCAGCTCTGTGTGGCCAGTGTGTGACTGTCAGTCTTTGTTGTGCTTTTCCAATTTATCAGGTTTTCCTTAACTCCAGGGAAATCAGAGGAATCTAGGGATAGAATTTGTCCGCTGATCTGTGGGTTCTGTGATAGAGTCACCATTGAATcctttgcctctctgtctgttGCCTCCTAGGAATAGTGGTCTGACCCCTCCTGTAACCATTGTCCAGCCATCATCTTCTGCAGGGCAGATGTTGGCCCAGATTTCTCGTCACTCCAACTCTAGCCAGGGAGCAGCCCCGACTTGGACCGCGAGCACCCGTCCAGGCTTCTCCGCCCAGGTAaatcctcctgtctgtctgaccctgtgtgttgttttttgtttgttggggtcTTTTTTTCCCTATTGTCATTTTAGATACTTCCTCTCCAATAATTGTCATCTTTGTTGAGAGTAGCCAGATAATTGAAATACCAGAGATACTTGCAGAACTCATTAGAGCCTGTGGTTTTCACTCTTCACCTTACGTCTGAACTGCTGCCAATTCAGAGCCCTGTAAACAGCGCTGACTTAGGCTTGTTTGGAGTCAATTCAAAGAGTTTGTCACTGATTAGGACCGTGTGATACAGGACCAAAGTAGAAAATTAGTAATTCTATTCATTTACTTGTGAAAATATAgtctcagctgggtggtggcagtgcacgcctttaatcctaacctcgggaggcagagggaggcggatctctgtgagttcgaggccagcctggtctacaaagcaagtccaggacagccagggctacacagagaaaccctgtcttgaaaaaccaaaaaaaaaaaaaaaagaaagaaaatagtctcatgtatataaaatatgttaggcttatttataatattttttaaaatgtctaaaaaagaaaactggaaccCAGCTCCAGAGTTTGTTGCATGCATGTCTTATCTGTGCAGAAGTGCACAGGAAAGTTACATGTTACTTCACTGCCCAGGATGAGCACTGATGGTGAAGCCCACCacagaagaggctgaggcagaaggatgggcctgggccacatagtgagaaaaaaacagaacaacagcagcacaatcagtagaaaacaaaagcaggaaaatgCTGTCCAAAGTGTCAACCAGGAGTCTCTCCTGGTAAGCTTAGTAATAGGtttcatttctagtttctttttccaattttttttttcttttctttttgaagcaaGTTTAGAGTTTTTATTAAAAGACACTTTAAATACAGATTTAAAGAGAAGCACTGAGAAAGACGTAACTGAGCGTGGATGTGAACTTCCCTCCGAGAGTTGTCACCAAACTCTTCCGTAAGAAGAAAACTGGTAGTGCTGCTAGGAAGAGAGCCTGGAAATGGATGCAGTGCGCGCTGCCCAGACCCAGGCAGTGGGGTCTGGTCACTGCTGCGACTGGAGTTGGCTCTGTGGGCGATGTGCTTGTCacgcaagcctgatgacctgagttagtCCCCAAGACCCACTTGGAGGGAAAAGAGAACCAGCCCTGCATGCTCCCTTCTAACATCAGTGcccatgcctgcatgtgtgcacacgtgtgcacacactcagacatacgAAGTAAATGTTAGAGAAGCACAGTCACGTGTGATAGCGCACACACCTGTATCCCCAGAGCTACAGTCAGTCCAGCCAGATGGGTGAGACCCAGGGGCACTGAGAACCCAGCCTCAAAATGTAAGGTggaagcctgtgatcccagcactcgggaggcagaggcaggcagagctctgtgagttcaaagccagcctggtctacagagtaagttccaggacagccagggctacacagagaaaccctgcctcaaaaaaatcgatagagggatggatggatgaacgaacaaacaaacaaagtagagAGTAATAAAAGAAGACACCCAACGTCGTTGTTatctgtgtgtacttgtgtgtgcatgcaaccACTTAcccgcacacatatgcacatgaacacacatctAAGGTGGAGAATGTGGAAGAcatgtttatgcatgtgagtCCGCATATGTATGttgaacatgcacacagatgtaATTTATAACATGATTTCTGTTAATTCTCATAGTTTTATGAGCTCGTTATATATAGGAGTTGGTTTGCTGTAATGTTTTCCTGTATGTGTAGGATGTATCCTGATCATAACCCCTTTTTCTGCTCTAGACTTCCTGGTATGTCTTCCTCTCCCCAGCTAATGCCTCTTCTGCCTCAGTGTCTTTCCCCTGCTTCGTGGCCCAGTGAGCTTAGTCACATAGTCACCACAAtttgtcattctttttgttttgcactTTACTTGCCTGGAATCATGCGTTTAGGAGGAATTGGGAGCTAGTCAGAAGTCTGCAGTTGGAGGCAGGCCCTGGGCTGTGCTCAGAGCAGTGCTATGGTTGGTGAGTGCTGACTCCAGGAGGGAAGTGCACAGTTAATactctgttctctgttttctttagcAAGTGTCCACCCAGGCTGCAGCCAAAACGCGTTCGTCCCAATTTGGTGTGAGCAGCTTTCAGACTTCGTCCTCCTTCAGTGCCATGTCTGTGCCGGGTGCTCCCACCGCGTCACCAGGCACTGCTACCTACCCCGGTCTCACCAGCCGTGGGGCCAGCTTCCGTAAGTTCAGACACAGACGGGAGATAGTAGGAAAATCAAGCCACTATAGAAAGAGGGGTTGGTAGTCAGGGCGGCTTCTCCGTGTCCTGTTTGTTCTGAACTGATGATAAGGAACTGCACGGTCCTGGTCTGTTGAAATTGAAAACCTTGCACAGGGGCTGTTGCACAGCCAGTGGCAGGAAAGCGCTGACTCCACACACCGTGAGCCCAGCTCACAATGCTCATACGCACCACACACAAACAGTAATGATCCTTAAAAATCTGTAGAAAAACTTGTAGAAAAACTTTTAACACCTGTAATAAAAACATGTATACTTATGGGTTGCGTATTTAAAGGAACTGAATTCCTCAGAAGTGCTGTTGAGGGAATGAAGCTTAATTTAAGACTGAGTTTTAAAGTAGAAGAGGCATCACAGTGAAGTTGTCGACTCATACGCAGCTGTG from Acomys russatus chromosome 15, mAcoRus1.1, whole genome shotgun sequence includes:
- the LOC127199096 gene encoding aryl hydrocarbon receptor nuclear translocator-like, with translation MSPCFFGHSFSLYCAVQGSSSKQQQQQQQQQQQQTELDMGPGRDGLASYSHSQVSVQSVATAGPEHSKPLEKSEGLFAQDRDPRFSEIYPSISTDESKGISSSTVPATHQLFSQGSSFPPNPRPAENFRNSGLTPPVTIVQPSSSAGQMLAQISRHSNSSQGAAPTWTASTRPGFSAQQVSTQAAAKTRSSQFGVSSFQTSSSFSAMSVPGAPTASPGTATYPGLTSRGASFPPEAGQTAGQFQARTSEGVGVWPQWQGQQPHHRSSSSEQHVQQTSAQPPSQPEVFQEMLSMLGDQSTSYNNEEFPDLTMFPPFSE
- the LOC127199095 gene encoding aryl hydrocarbon receptor nuclear translocator-like — its product is MTCGSSSVDPVSMNRLSFLRNRCRNGLGSVKEGEPHFVVVHCTGYIKAWPPAGVSLPDDDPEAGQGSKFCLVAIGGCRQVTSSPNCTDMSNICQPTEFISRHNIEGIFTFVDHRCVATVGYQPQELLGKNIVEFCHPEDQQLLRDSFQQVVKLKGQVLSVMFRFRSKAREWLWMRTSSFTFQNPYSDEIEYIICTNTSVRYMRSRALGLYIPPVTQMVVSVHTVVQLVVCLPSMPVALVHP